The genome window CGTTAAAAAAAGCAGCATCCCCAAAAGATTTTTCAGAGTACTAATCACGGGCAAACTGGTTTGAGTCACCGGATCCAAAATCTCCGCATAACCGAAACCGAGCTGAACGTTAAAAAATTCTCCGGCCATCTGAAAGGCGGCAAAGATCAAGCTGATCAAAAAACCGAGAAGCATTCCGATCAAAGCCTCGGCCATCACAACAAGACCGTAGGTTCCCATGTCACCCGGAACCGGAGGAAGAAATCCCGCTGTAACCGGAAACAGAATCACGGAAACCAAAAAGGAGAAAATCATCTTCTGAGGAACGCTGATCGAAGGATAAGAAAACACGGGCGCGACGGATAACAATCCCATCAGCCTAGAAAGGATCAGCAGAAACACTTGAAAATGATTGATGAAGTATTCCATACCCTTCTAAAACTTCTCGATCATTAGGAATAGGTTGCGCGTATAGTCGGTCATCGTCTGAATCATCCAGGATGAAAAAATCACGATCACGATAAAGATCGCCACGAGCTTCGGAACGAACGCGATCGTAGGCTCCTGAATCGAAGTCGTAGTCTGCAAGATCCCGATGATCAATCCGACCACAAGCGCGGTCAAAAGAATCGGAGAAGAGATCTTGAGCGTGATATAAAGAGCGTCCCGAATCAGGGTCATGGCGTCGAGTTCCGTCATTTATAACTCCTTACCAATTCGTAGACGATCAGGTTCCAGCCGTCCACGAGAACGAACAGAATCAACTTGAACGGAAGACTCACCATCACGGGAGGAAGCATCATAAGACCCATGGAAAGAAGGGCGGACGCGACCACGAGGTCGATCACGATAAACGGAATAAAGATAATGATCCCGATCCAAAACGCCTTTTTGATTTCGCTTAACATAAAGGCCGGAATCAGAACGTAGGATGGAACGTCGTCGAAGGATTCCACCTTCTCCACCTTTCCGATTTTTAAGAATAAGGCGACGTCCTTTGCACCCGAGGTTCCGATTTGACGCATCATAAATTCACGGATCGGAACCATCCCCTTTTCAAAAAACGCGTTCGTATCGATCTTACCTTCGAGATACGGAGTGAGCGCGCGTTCGTTCACCGTGTTCAAGGTGGGAGCCATGATAAAGAACGTCATAAACAACGCGAGACCCATCATCACTTGGTTCGGCGGAAGATTCTGGATCGACAACGCCCTTCTCACAAAGTCGAGAACGATCACGATCTTCGTAAACGAAGTCAAAGACATCACGATCGCCGGAGCCAAGGAAAGAATCGTGACAAGAAACAAAACCATCAGAGACAAACTCGTCTCTCTCGGATTCTTCGCCTCGTTCACATTGATGTTTAAATTCGGAATCGGAATCCGGGTTCCCGCGGATTGCGCTTCCAAGGTGAAAAAAGAAGAACCCAAGGATAAGCCCGTGACTAACAGCAGGATCCATGTTATGTTCTTTATAAGTTTTTTATGTCTCATTCTCACCTGAAAAAAATTCCTCAAATTCGATTCTTGTCCGCGTCATCTCAAATCGAAAAGCCCGCTTTCGAGCGAGCTTGTTTTTTCTTTGAGTTCGTCCAATTTTTTGCGGGCTTGTCTTCGTTTCTCTTCCCGAGCTGCCCCGCCCTTTTCGTTCGTATCCGGCGGACCCTCCTGGGTTCCGGAAATCCGAGAGTTTAAGTCCTTGATCTGCTCCAGGACCGTAACCAAAAATCCGCCTTCGGGCGGCTGGAAGCTTTCCTTTTTCTGAAGAATTCGATGCTTCACTTCCGGATCTTCGATCTCGGTGATCAGATTGATTCCGTTATCCGCCACGCCAAGAACCAAAAGTCTTCCGGAAACTTCCACGATCTGAAGCTGCTTGTTCGGTCCGAGCATCAAACTCGAAAGAACGTTCATTTCGCCGCGGACCGGCAAACGCCCTTCCCGATTTTTAGATACGTATTTTAGAATATAGTAAAGCGCCGCGCAGAGAAGTCCCAAAATAAAAACGACCCGGAACAAGGTTCCCGCGATTCCCGGACCGTCGTCGCTCGGGCGATATCTTTCTTCCACGGGATTCGGCGCGGTTTGAGTGTCCGCGGCGGAACTTTTCGCGCCCGTATTTCCCGTCGTCCCGGAGGTCGAGGAAGAATCCGTCTTTTTTTCGCCGGAATCGGAATTCTTCTTTTCGTCTTTGGAAGCCGAGGATTGTCCCAATTCTTTTTTGAGAGCCTCGTCCATAAGCTCCCGCTCGGACTGCGCCCGTAAAGAAGCAAAAGCAAAGCTGAATATAAGAAAAATGGAAAGTAGGAACGCGACCTTCCTTCCGTTTGCCGGGAAGGATTCTAAGAATTTCACTTGCCCTCCGGCTTGATCCGATCGGTAGGACTTACGATATCCGTTACGCGCACCCCGAAGTTTTCGTCGATGACCACGACTTCTCCCTTGGCGATCAGCTTCCCGTTGACCAAAAGATCCACGGGTTCACCCGCGAGTTTGTCCAACTCGATGATCGAACCTTCTCCCAAACCCAGAATGTCCTTGATATACATCTTGGTTCGACCGAGTTCCACTGTGACGCTCATCTGAACGTCCATGAGAAGGTTTAAGTTCGGAGTATTCGACGCTCCACTCGCGGTCCCTAAATTCGGAAACGCGACCGACTTAACGGACATGGAACCGGCGGACATTCCCATTCCTCCCATGCCGCCCATTCCCATCCCTCCCATATCTCCGCCGCCGCTTCCGGAACGACGATACAGGTTCAAAAGATCGGACGCTGTGGAAAGAGAGAGAAGAAACTGAACCCGAAAGGAAGGAATGCTTTCGATCGTTAAATTGAAAAAGACTCGAACGATACTTTCGCCGTCCGGCAACACCAAGGCCGCGGGAGAAGTTACGTTTCTTGTTTCGGAAGGAGATCCGTTGACGCCCCCTCCGGTTTTTGTGCTGATCTGGGAAATCAACGCGCCCATCACCGGAGTGAGAGAATCGCGGAGAGTCTGCATCTGCGCCTCGTCCAATTCTCCCGAATCAAAACCGCCCATCATGGAATTGGCGATCTTGACCGCGTTTTCGGCGGACATGGCAAGAACCACTCTTCCGTTTACGCTTCCGGATAACGTGGAATATAAAAGAAAAGAACCTGATTTTAATTCGGACTCGATGTCCTTACGCGCCCTTGTTTCCACATTCGGATTTAAGAATGCGGAAGAACGGGAAAGAACGGCGCCTAACGTGTTCCCGGCAACTTGAAAACAAGAAGAAAGAAGATCGGACAAGATATCCCTGTCCACGGGAGACATTCCCGGAACTTCTTTTTGTGCGGCTGTAGATGCTACCGCCCCCGGGTCAAACGTATCGCTTGCACCGGCTAATAATGCATCAATTTCTTCCTGTGAAAGGGAACCTTCGCCCATTTTGGGAACTCTCCCGGGAATTTTAGTTAATGGGACATAAGAAAAGAGTTTTTGTCACCTCATTTTTTTTGTCTCAACTTGATTCCACCGGTTTTTCGGGTTAAAACAACCTTTTTTTCGAAAAACGCCCTTTCTCGTCGGGCTCAAAGAGTGAGATCGCCTCCCAACCCATCCGCAAGCATTCTTAAGCCGTCGAAGGAATAAATTCCGGTTTGATGGTTGTCGCTCCATACCGGATTGATCGCGTATCTTCCGACCTTGTTGATCGAATAGAGTTTGATCGATTGAATTCCGCCCGTGGTAGTTCCCACTTTTCCTCCGTGTCCGCCCTTGCAAACGACGCACGGGCAACGTTTCCGGAGATCCAAAAGCTCGAAGGTGGACGTAACTCCGTCCTTCCAGGTGATCTTCAGATGATTTTCGTCGAAATCGATCTGATCGGGAGTGGTGGCTTTTAAACTGAGTTGAGTCATTTCGTATGAGTTCCTACATTTTCAAGATCTCACGAGTCAGTATGAGTTCCTACATTTCCCGAAATCTCACGAGTCAGTATGAGTTCTTACATTTCCCGAAATCTCACGAGTCCGTATGAGTTCCCACATTTCCCGAAATCTCACGAGTCCGTATGAGTTCCCACACGTTTCCCCGATTTCAATAGAACCAGTCAGGAGTCACTTCGGAAGCTTGCACTTCTTCGCCAAAAACTTCCCGATCGGAGTTCCGTACGTGATCTTTTCATTCACGGAAAGCGTCTCGAATTGGAACGTATCTTTTTCCATAAGAAGAATCACGGTCGATCCCATCTCAAACCGTCCGAGTTCCGCGCCCTTGTCGATCATGATCGAAACGTCCTTATATTCGACGTTTCTCGCGGTCCGAATGAGCGTATTTGTCACGATCTTGTTGTCGTAAGTCACGCGGATTCTCCCGACATTCGAGGCTCCCACCTTGATAACGGCGACTTTACCGTATTCGGTTTGCAGATACGTAATCAATCGTTCGTTTTTCGGAAAAAGTCCTCGAATCCCGAAAACCGCGAGTTCGTTCACCGGAAATAATTTTCCGGGTTCGTAGTAATACCCTAAAATTTTTCCATACGCGGGAGAATGGATTCTATGATAGTCCTGCGGAGAAAGATAGAATGTGATGTATTTTCCGTTCGTAAAGTCGTCGATGTATTTCGACAATCCGCCACCCAGAAGTTCCTTGAGATTGTAATCCACTCCCTTGGCTTGAATGATGATTCTCTGATTGATATCCCCGTATCCCGTAACTCTCGCGTCGACGGGAGAAACCATTTCGTTATCCGCGGAATCGATGATTCTCGCTTCGGCTTTCAAAGCTCTCGTAAAAAATGCGTTGAGGGAATTGTATTCCTGAATTTCCAGTTCCGCTTCGTCGAGATTGATCTTATACGCCCTTGCAAACGCCTTCAAAACCGGAATCATCACAAAGCGCGGCAGGCGGGAAGAAGCCAATAATCCGAACAAACGGGAAAGAAGATTCTTCGGTACGAGAGAAAGAATTAGAAGATAAAAGTCCTTCAACACTTCGTAGCGCGCACCGCTTTCCGTTAAGAAACGCTTCAACTCGGTTCTCGCGATCTTCTCGAGCAAAACGAGAGAAATCAAAACCGGAACGGCGGTGATGATCGACAAAGAATATCCCAAACCGAACGCTTCGAACACGATTTGTTCGCCGTTCTTCACATACAAATAGGCGGCCAAAAGAATAGTCACAAGAAAGAGCATTCGAAAAAAATTCGCGAATTTTTCGCCGAACACATACAGCGCGTTCTGTTCTCCCGTATAAAACCAACCCGTGATCGATACGACTCCCAAAAGCAGAAACGATCCGAAAAACGCCATGTTGATCGGATTCGTATGTCCTTGAAAAAGCGCGTTCACGAAAAGAATCTGCTCTTCCATCTTAAACGCTCCGTACGAAGAAAGCGCGTAGATCACGAGAGTCGACACCACAAATCCCTCAAAGAAGGTGGCAAGCATGCTCACCAGTCCTTGTTTCGCCGGATAATCCGTTCTTACGACACCGGACAACCCTGCGCTTTTCCCGATTCCGGTTTCGGTGGAAACGAAGAAGATTCCGGAAGCCGTGCTGAAGGTTCTTGCGAGAACGAAACTCCCTCCCGCGATCGCGGTCAACGGCTGGAACGCATCCTGAAACGAAAGCCAGAGGAAATCCTTGAAGTTCATTAAGGAATTCTTAAATAGAAAAAAGTAACCGGAAAAAAACAAAAGGATCGCAATCGGAGCGAGATACGCGGAAACTTTTCCCACTCTTCGTACGCCGCCTAACACGATAAATACGAGAACCACGGACAACAAAAACGGAACCGTCATCCCGCTCACCTCGAACGCACGATTGGCGATATGAGTGACATACAACATCGGAACCGCGCCGCCCATAACGAGAACGGTCAAAAGACCGGCGATCGCAAAACTCACCGCAAGCCATCTCGCTTTGAGAGCGCTTTCGATAAAATACATCGGACCGGAAAGATATCTTCCCGAAGCCGTCTTGGTTCTAAATCGGATCGCAAGAGTCGAAGAAACGAAACGGAGAGGCATGATAAAAAAGGAAGAAATCCAAATCCAGAAGAGAACCCCCGGACCGCCGATCATCAGAGCGAGAGCCGAACCGATCACCGCCCCCGGAACGAGAGAGGACGCGGTTCCGGAAAAAAAAGCCTGGGAGTGGACGAGCCTTCCCCGCGAACCTTTGTAGTCCATATTGCCCGAAAAAATTTTTACGGCGAGAAAGAGGAACCGAATCTGGGGGAATCGGAGTCTGAGTGTCAGATAGATTCCGATAAAACTCAGGAAGTAGAAATACGGTTTGAGTAAATCCCAATCAAAGAACTGAAAAAACTGAAATTGCAACATGTCTCCGCCCGATACGAAAGAAAATCCGCTTTTTATAGAAGTCCTTGCTAGAAATCCTGTAATCATGCGCGCTACCAGCAAAATTTTCGGGATCTCATTCTGTGTTTTACTTTTTTTCCCGCTTCTCCCCAACCCTTCTTCCGCTTTGAACGCCGAAACGGAGCTTTCCAAAACGAAGTCTCATTCCCGAAAACCCGCGCTCGAAATTCCTCCCGAAGAGGAATCGTATTGGGAACTCGGACTCCGAGCCGGAATCGGATATAAGGGAGAAGACAGACTCAATTCTTTTCTGAGAGGATTTACGGATACATACGATCCGAGGGTAGCTTCCAAAACCAAACTCGACCCGCCGTCGAACGTTTCTCAGGGAGAATTGTTTTTACGCAGAAAGATCGGGCCGGAGAGTCAAATCGGTTTCATCGGAGGCTATCGCGAATGGCAGAAGTTCGGATTGAAACAGGTTTCGTCCGAACCGTTTTACACCGATCTGACTTTTAAACTTTCCAATCCGTATTTTCTTTTGATGTATTGGCACGAATGGAATTACAAACGATGGATCTTTCAAGGCGGACTCGGAGCCGGAATGTCGCAAGTATATTGGGACTCGAAAGGATACGCGACTTCGGGAAGAGAAAGCTTTCGACAAGAAGGTTCCCTGACCGGAACCGGAATCGAATTTCGTTTGGAAGGTTCGGTCAATCGAAGAATCACCGATTCCACAAGTCTTCAACTCGGGATCGCGCTTTCCTGGATCAACATTCCTTCCTTAAACGGAACGTTCAACGGAGAATCGGCCAGCTTTTATTTGAGAGAAGACGGACGGGTCACACCTCTGACAGAATCGAACAATCAAACCGCGATCTTGGTTACGAATCAATTTTCCCGTAAACTGGAATTCCAAGTCCTGACTACGACCTTGTTTTTCGGAGTCGCGCAGAAGTTTTAAACTTTAAAACGCGGGGGTTTTCCGCCGACGCGTTTAAACGTCGAAGGAAGTTTTTTCCCGCTTATAACGAAGCGGTTTTTTCAAATATTTGATTAGAAGAACCCGGTTCCCTTTTTCGTTAAACCGAACGATATCGAAGACTCTTCTCGTCATCACGATTCCTCTTCCGTGAGTCAAACTCGTTTCGTTCAGTTTTTCGATATCTAAGTTTAGAATTTTCTTATAATCGAAACCTTCTCCCTCGTCCGAGATCAGAAATCCGATCCTGCGGGCGTTGAGAGAATACGAAACCTTTACGGTTCGATAGTTGTAGAACGGTTCCTTTTGTCTTTTTTGGATGAATTCGAGATAACGCCCTTCGGCGAGCGCCTCCGTTTTTTCGTCGAAGCTGATCGCCAAATTTCCGTGTTCGATCGAATTGATGACGATTTCCCGGATACAGGTTCGGATCGCGATTATAATTTCGGTCCCTACGAAACTGGAAAGATTGACGGTCAAAAGTCGGCTCAACAGATCCGCATTCCGCAGATAGTTGTTGAGAGTAAAGTGCATGGATTCGCTTACGATGAACTTCGAAAGAATATCCTCGTCGAGTTCATAAGCCTTTCCTAATATTCCTTTCCTATCACCCAAGTCCAAAAGCTGAAGACGAACCCGAATCTGTCTCGGTTCCAAAACGAACTTTTGCCTAAACTCGACCGCGAACTCCGAACTTTTCCCGGTTCGCAAAAGTTCGTCGATCTTATCCTTCGCCAAAATTTTTGCGTAAGCGACATCCCCGCCCGTGGGAACGAAGATCAGATCCAGAAAATCCCAACCGATCACCTCTTCCGGATCGAAACCCAGAAGTCTTCCGAGCGCCTTGTTCGCATTTCGGATTCTCCCGTTCGTATCCATCGTAAAAAGGAATTCCTCCGATTCTTCGAAGAGATTCTTGAAACGTTTTTCGGATCGTTCGGCTACGAGTTTGGTGGAACCGAGTTCCTTGATTTTCGCGGACAAAACCTTGGACAATACTTTTACCCGGTCCGCAAGACCCAGTCCCATTAAAACGACATGAAACAGGGACGCGATCTCGATGACCCAAAATTTTAAACCGAAGTTACGGAACCAACCGCTGTGCAAAAATAAAAATAGAATCGATCCTAAGACCAGAATTCCCCAGGCGGAAAGAAAATACGACGCATTCCATTGATTCCAAGCGATGCTTCTGATTCCGTTGATAAACAAAAGGATCACGCAGGCGAACGTGCAAAATAATCCGATCCAAATTCCGAAACGTTCCGGAATCCAAAGAGAAACAAACGCACAAGTCAAAAATACCGCTTGCAAATATTGGAATATACGATGGGAGATTTTAGAACGGTTTTTCAAATCCAGATATACGTTCACGAATAAACACATCAAAGTCAGACAGATCAAAAGAAAAAACGGAACGCTTACGTTTGTCCATGCGACCCAATCCGGCCAGAGAATCTGAAATCCGAACCCTTCCAAAACGAATTGAAATAGGGAAAATCCGAAGATGTAGATCGCAAAGAAGAAATAACTTCGTTCTTTTGTGGAAGCGAACAATAGAAGATTGTAAAGCGCAAGAACGAGCATCGCTCCGAAAAACAATCCGAAAAAAAATTGTTCGTAGATCACCTTTTGATAAAATCCGAGAGCACCGTAGTAACGCAGGGAAAGCTGGATTCTCGAATCGGATTTGATCCGCAAAAAAACGGACTTTTTCGTTTTTGGAAGACCGACCGAAGGAAAGGCAGGGTTGCGGTATTGAATCGGCCTGATTCCGAACGGGATCGAATCGCCCGCCCTGTAAAACGGGGATTCTCCTTTTTTTACGTCGTAGTATTCGACCAAATCCGCGTTCGGATATTGATATTCCACGATCCATCGAATCGGCTGCGCGGAGGAATTCTCCACATTCAAACGAACCCAAACGGAAGCATTCGTATATCCTAAAGAACTAATATTCCCGGAATTGAATTTACCCTGATCCGCCAAAGCCCGGATCTGCTCGAAGCCGAGTTTGTTCGTAAAATCCTCGTAGTATTCGAAGGAATCCTCCAATCCCACGGACGAATCGTCCAGACGAACCAAATCGATCCCGAATACGGGAACCGAAGCGAACAGAAAAATAACGGCGATGATTTGAAATAACTTTTTGAACATGAATGCGACTCGCCGATTTCCCAATCAAACCATGATTTCAAATTCTTTCCGGGGTTCAACACCGGTTCAAAGAAAAAACAAAATCCAACCTAACAATACGGCTCCGACCGGCAAAAAAATCGTCCACATTCTTCCCAAAGTTCTTCCGTCGAGAACCGAAGCGGTATGTTTGAATCCGCAAAAGACGTATAAAATCACGGGAAGAATTTTCCAAAGTTCGAGCGCTCCCGATTTGAAAAATCGAACCGATGCGAGAGACAAAACGGTCCAGAAAACGAACTCGATAACGCCGAACCATTTCCGGGGCGACGGAACGACCGGATCGAATTTCAGATAACTGCTCCGATCCACTTCTTCGGGGATCAAAGACGGTCCGATGCTCGCCGGTCTCCAGCCCGGAGGTTTGAGGAGAAGGAGAAGTTTATCTTTCACGTTAGGCGCCTTTCGCATTAACGAAAAAAGTTCCTCGTACACGTGCAAGTTCGTATAAACCGGATCGAACGTTGTGACCGGTTTCGTCAAACCGTAGACCGGTTCTTCCTCTTCTCTCGCAAACGATCCGAAAATCCGATCCCAGAAGATGAGAATTCCTCCGTGGTTTTTATCGATGTATTTCGGATCTCTTCCGTGATGAACCCGGTGATGCGCCGGGGTCACGAGTATTTCCTCCAAGAAGCCGAGCTTTCCGATCAGTCTCGTGTGAACCCAGAACTGATAGATCTTTAAAATTCCGTGCGCCAAAAGAAACGCCTGCCAAGGAACTCCGCAAAATGCGATTCCGAGATTGAAAGCATATTCGAAAATTCTTTGAAAGCTGGATTGACGCAAAGCCACGGAAAGATTGAATTCTTCGCTGGAATGGTGCGTAACGTGACAAGCCCAAAGGAAATTGACTTCGTGGGTCGCGCGGTGAAACCAGTAATACACGAAATCCACCGCGAGAAATACGAATATCCATCCCGCCAAATTCCTAAGATCCCCGTGAAAACCGGTCGAGTCCTTCCAAATCGGCGCACCCAACGGAATCTCCGGAACTCCGAACAAAGTCTGCAAAGAGTAGAATATTCTAAACTTCTCATATACCCAAAGTGAAGCTATGGTGACAAGAACCCCCGTCAGAGAAAACAGAATTCCGGTGCTTAAATCGGCGACCGTATCGTTCCATCGATAGACTTTTTTCCCGGAGATCCCGGAATACAAAACCTCCACTCCGATCAGAAGCAGAAAGAAAGGCACCGCTAAGTCTATGATGGATCCTTGCATACGATTAACCGTTTTGATTTAAGAATTTTGCGATCTTGCGAATGATGAATCGAGGCGTTATACGAACGCTCTGCGCCAAAATCTTGTTCAAAGCTCCGGAGATCACGACCGGTTTTCCCTTTTTCAAAGCCGCATATCCGATTTCGGCGACTTCCTTCGCGCTCATGATCGGCGCCATCGGATTATTCAGAAGTTTCGATTTCGTGATTTCGGCTCTTTCGAAAAATTCTGTTTTGGTCGGGCCGGGACAAAGAGTGGTAACGATGACTCCGTCCTTATATACGTCTTCGTAAATCGCTTCCGAAAGTGAAAGGACATACGCCTTTGTCGCATAATAATTGGCCATGTTCGGTCCCGGTTGAAACGCAGCCGTGGACGCGACGTTCAGAATTTTTCCGCTCTTGCGTTCCACCATACCCTGCAAAAAGAGATGCGTCAACTCGGCGAGAGAAGTGACGTTGACTTGGATCATCGCGAGTTCTTTTTTCAGATCCATCTTATCGAATCTTCCGCTCGTGCCGAAACCCGCGTTGTTCACCAGAATTTCGACGACCGCTTTGGATTTTTTCGCGAAGTCGAAAATTTTCTTCGGCGCCTGGCGGTCCGCAAGATCGACGGAAAGCGTATCCACTTTCACTTTGTAAGACGATTCGATTTCCTTCTTTACCGATTTGAGTGTTTTTTCGTTTCTTGCGACGAGTATAATATCGTATCCGTCCGCCGCGATCAGTTTGCTGAGTTCGTAGCCGATTCCGACCGTTCCGCCCGTGATGATTGCCGTTCTTGCCATTTGCACTTTTCCTTTTGTCGGTCGAAAATATTCGCGGGAAAAAAGAGAGAAAGACTTTTTTATACCGAGCGATCCTTAGAGAGCGAGGTAGCCAAACGAGCAACGGAGTGTTGCGAGTGGCTTCCAGCATAGCTGGAAAATCCGAGCGATCCTTAGAGAGAAAACTCAGCGTTTCGTTCTTTTTAACTCAGCGGATGCCTCTCTATGGATCGGCATCCAGGTAGCCAAACGAGCAACGGAGTGTTGCGAGTGGCTTCCGGCTTAGTTGGAAAATCCGAGAACTCCAAAAAAAAAGCCGCCTGTGATTTTTCAAAGGCGGCTTTACACTCGGATGGAGTTTTAAAACGTTCGATTACTTCTGCGAAGGAAAGATCCCCTGGACCAGAAGTAAGACGCTCTTTTGAAAGTCAGGCTTTACGATATCCGCATACGTCCAAGGAACGAAAATGCTGGAAATCCGTTCGCTTTCTCCGCTTTGGACTTCGATCAGCTGCAAACGAACTCCAACGATGGAACCCGCTTCGAGGCTGGAAGTGGTTCGGGTTTGAGTCGTAGTCCCTCCTCCGCCTCCGGAATTATTATTGTTGTTCTGCTGCTGAACCGAAATGGTCTTCGTAAAAATTTCGTTTCCGGGCGTGCTGTATGCGTAGGGAACCAAAACATACTCGATGTTTTTCTTTTTCAGTTCGTCGCGAAGACCGGCACTCAAAGGAACGAAAGGATTTTTAAACGTCTTCTGGATTTCAGGAGTTAGACGTTTTTCGTCTTTCTCGTCCAGATACTGTACCGAAGGATTCTCCGTAGAAAGAACGTTTTTCAGTGTGGAATAAAGACTTCCTTCCAAAAACATTTTGAAACTTTTACGAGCCGGGGAATCCTGAAATTGTTTTCTGGAATCCACGCTGATTTCCACGATTCCGCCTTTTGCCTTCGGTTTGCTCAGCGCGTTCTTTCTTTGACTGTCCTGAAACGGAGTGTGATACACGTCTTCCGAAATGTAATCGCTGTAATTCGGCAGGATCAGAAGAATTTTCGAACCCTTAACGTCCTTTCCTTCGGCTAAATAATCCGCTTTGTAATGCGAAAACGAAATACAATTCGCGAAAAGTAAAGCCGAGGCTCCCAACAATGAGGTTATAGATCGATTCAATTTCATCTTAATTCTCCAAAACTTGCATGAGCATTGCGTCGATCTGTTCGCTGGATTCTTCCACGCCGCCGGCACCGTGTACGGAACGGATCGTGCGGATATTTTTTCCGGATTTCAGGTCTACGACGAAATAAGTCATAGTATAATTTTCTAATACTGTTTTTCCGATATAAACGGGAAGTGCCACAAACCAAACGTCGGTTACGGAAACGGTCGGTCTATAGTCCAAAAGAACCGGAAGGATCGCGTAATCTTCCTTCAGCTTTAAACCTTTAAAATCACTTTCCAAACCTTTTAGATCTTCCACAAAGAAGTCTTCGTCGGTTTCGATGGGCTGCATTCCCGTAGCGCCCGCCATTGCAGGATCGCTCATCGCTCTTACCGTTGCGGCTTGCAGAAGTTCCTTACCGGTTGCTAAAGCGACTCTTGCCGATTTTTCCCTTTCCCAAACGGATGTATAAATTTTGGAAAGTGACTTCGTGAACGCCGCGTCCTTCAAAGACTTTTTAATATCCGCAGGAGTCGACTGAACGTATCCCGA of Leptospira sanjuanensis contains these proteins:
- the fliR gene encoding flagellar biosynthetic protein FliR: MEYFINHFQVFLLILSRLMGLLSVAPVFSYPSISVPQKMIFSFLVSVILFPVTAGFLPPVPGDMGTYGLVVMAEALIGMLLGFLISLIFAAFQMAGEFFNVQLGFGYAEILDPVTQTSLPVISTLKNLLGMLLFLTLGAYRIMFESLAYSFEKIQVLRFTPEIQNGIYKAMEDAVGAMFLVAFKLSLPVLGIILLVTVSEALMGKAAPQLNILQLSFPIKVTIGLIVMIFITPYLVSQMGAAFDLTFDKVNLMLQEWPK
- the fliQ gene encoding flagellar biosynthesis protein FliQ → MTELDAMTLIRDALYITLKISSPILLTALVVGLIIGILQTTTSIQEPTIAFVPKLVAIFIVIVIFSSWMIQTMTDYTRNLFLMIEKF
- the fliP gene encoding flagellar type III secretion system pore protein FliP (The bacterial flagellar biogenesis protein FliP forms a type III secretion system (T3SS)-type pore required for flagellar assembly.), whose protein sequence is MRHKKLIKNITWILLLVTGLSLGSSFFTLEAQSAGTRIPIPNLNINVNEAKNPRETSLSLMVLFLVTILSLAPAIVMSLTSFTKIVIVLDFVRRALSIQNLPPNQVMMGLALFMTFFIMAPTLNTVNERALTPYLEGKIDTNAFFEKGMVPIREFMMRQIGTSGAKDVALFLKIGKVEKVESFDDVPSYVLIPAFMLSEIKKAFWIGIIIFIPFIVIDLVVASALLSMGLMMLPPVMVSLPFKLILFVLVDGWNLIVYELVRSYK
- the fliO gene encoding flagellar biosynthetic protein FliO, with protein sequence MKFLESFPANGRKVAFLLSIFLIFSFAFASLRAQSERELMDEALKKELGQSSASKDEKKNSDSGEKKTDSSSTSGTTGNTGAKSSAADTQTAPNPVEERYRPSDDGPGIAGTLFRVVFILGLLCAALYYILKYVSKNREGRLPVRGEMNVLSSLMLGPNKQLQIVEVSGRLLVLGVADNGINLITEIEDPEVKHRILQKKESFQPPEGGFLVTVLEQIKDLNSRISGTQEGPPDTNEKGGAAREEKRRQARKKLDELKEKTSSLESGLFDLR
- the fliN gene encoding flagellar motor switch protein FliN: MGEGSLSQEEIDALLAGASDTFDPGAVASTAAQKEVPGMSPVDRDILSDLLSSCFQVAGNTLGAVLSRSSAFLNPNVETRARKDIESELKSGSFLLYSTLSGSVNGRVVLAMSAENAVKIANSMMGGFDSGELDEAQMQTLRDSLTPVMGALISQISTKTGGGVNGSPSETRNVTSPAALVLPDGESIVRVFFNLTIESIPSFRVQFLLSLSTASDLLNLYRRSGSGGGDMGGMGMGGMGGMGMSAGSMSVKSVAFPNLGTASGASNTPNLNLLMDVQMSVTVELGRTKMYIKDILGLGEGSIIELDKLAGEPVDLLVNGKLIAKGEVVVIDENFGVRVTDIVSPTDRIKPEGK
- a CDS encoding DUF971 domain-containing protein, producing MTQLSLKATTPDQIDFDENHLKITWKDGVTSTFELLDLRKRCPCVVCKGGHGGKVGTTTGGIQSIKLYSINKVGRYAINPVWSDNHQTGIYSFDGLRMLADGLGGDLTL
- the asd gene encoding archaetidylserine decarboxylase (Phosphatidylserine decarboxylase is synthesized as a single chain precursor. Generation of the pyruvoyl active site from a Ser is coupled to cleavage of a Gly-Ser bond between the larger (beta) and smaller (alpha chains). It is an integral membrane protein.), whose product is MLQFQFFQFFDWDLLKPYFYFLSFIGIYLTLRLRFPQIRFLFLAVKIFSGNMDYKGSRGRLVHSQAFFSGTASSLVPGAVIGSALALMIGGPGVLFWIWISSFFIMPLRFVSSTLAIRFRTKTASGRYLSGPMYFIESALKARWLAVSFAIAGLLTVLVMGGAVPMLYVTHIANRAFEVSGMTVPFLLSVVLVFIVLGGVRRVGKVSAYLAPIAILLFFSGYFFLFKNSLMNFKDFLWLSFQDAFQPLTAIAGGSFVLARTFSTASGIFFVSTETGIGKSAGLSGVVRTDYPAKQGLVSMLATFFEGFVVSTLVIYALSSYGAFKMEEQILFVNALFQGHTNPINMAFFGSFLLLGVVSITGWFYTGEQNALYVFGEKFANFFRMLFLVTILLAAYLYVKNGEQIVFEAFGLGYSLSIITAVPVLISLVLLEKIARTELKRFLTESGARYEVLKDFYLLILSLVPKNLLSRLFGLLASSRLPRFVMIPVLKAFARAYKINLDEAELEIQEYNSLNAFFTRALKAEARIIDSADNEMVSPVDARVTGYGDINQRIIIQAKGVDYNLKELLGGGLSKYIDDFTNGKYITFYLSPQDYHRIHSPAYGKILGYYYEPGKLFPVNELAVFGIRGLFPKNERLITYLQTEYGKVAVIKVGASNVGRIRVTYDNKIVTNTLIRTARNVEYKDVSIMIDKGAELGRFEMGSTVILLMEKDTFQFETLSVNEKITYGTPIGKFLAKKCKLPK